In a genomic window of Ipomoea triloba cultivar NCNSP0323 chromosome 3, ASM357664v1:
- the LOC116014350 gene encoding cinnamoyl-CoA reductase-like SNL6, with amino-acid sequence MAMECRSELSFALPVEPPSLGGRRCAASDVFSSHLWCRERKLVVPACAAQLVTGVKFVSRERELVCVTSGNSYFGAHLIRKLLVRGYMVRATIQNQVNFEEMKELLREEEMKQLESVVVARMTDLDSLCEAFRGCHAVFHTSSFIDPHGISGYTERMAFLETEAAGNVIEACSKAAYARRCILTSSLLASIWKGNNHEHDLDESSWTDEDFCIENKLWFALAKTRAEKVAWRKAMETKVKLVTVCPALVMAPSFPHADTESSLPYLKGGQIMLRQGVLATEDVDKAAEAHVYVYEEMDYGACGRYLCFGRTITTPEEAVLLENRLKMQQGLLSAYESDEIPARLCKSKLTRLLFRTARRLSCKQR; translated from the exons ATGGCAATGGAGTGCAGGAGTGAACTTTCGTTTGCCTTGCCGGTTGAGCCCCCGTCTCTGGGGGGCCGACGCTGCGCCGCCAGTGATGTCTTTAGCAGCCATTTATGGTGTAGAGAAAGGAAACTGGTGGTGCCCGCATgtgcagctcaactggtcacagggGTGAAGTTTGTGAGCAGAGAAAGGGAACTGGTGTGTGTTACCAGTGGGAACTCTTATTTTGGTGCTCATTTGATCAGGAAACTCCTGGTTCGCGGTTATATGGTTCGAGCCACGATTCAGAACCAAG TGAACTTTGAGGAAATGAAGGAGCTATTGAGAGAAGAGGAGATGAAACAGCTGGAAAGTGTAGTGGTGGCAAGAATGACAGACTTGGATTCTTTGTGTGAGGCATTTAGAGGGTGCCATGCTGTTTTCCACACCTCCTCTTTCATTGATCCTCATGGAATCTCTGGATACACA GAACGAATGGCATTCCTGGAGACCGAAGCTGCGGGAAATGTCATAGAAGCTTGCAGCAAGGCAGCCTATGCAAGAAGATGCATCCTCACCTCTTCTCTTCTTGCATCCATCTGGAAAGGCAATAACCATGAACATGATCTAGATGAGAGTTCTTGGACTGATGAGGATTTCTGCATAGAAAACAAG CTATGGTTTGCCTTGGCTAAGACCAGAGCAGAAAAGGTAGCTTGGAGGAAAGCAATGGAGACAAAGGTGAAGCTCGTGACAGTCTGTCCTGCACTCGTGATGGCTCCGTCCTTCCCACACGCCGACACCGAATCATCTCTTCCATATCTCAAAG GTGGGCAAATCATGCTCCGACAAGGCGTTTTAGCCACTGAAGACGTTGATAAAGCGGCCGAAGcgcatgtgtatgtgtatgaaGAAATGGATTATGGAGCTTGCGGGAGATATCTGTGCTTTGGACGAACCATTACAACGCCAGAAGAGGCGGTTTTGCTTGAAAACAGATTGAAAATGCAGCAGGGCCTGCTTTCTGCATATGAGAGTGATGAAATTCCGGCGAGACTTTGCAAATCAAAGCTCACCAGATTACTGTTTCGCACTGCTCGCCGGCTATCCTGCAAACAGCGATAA
- the LOC116011846 gene encoding transmembrane protein 33 homolog, which translates to MGGGEDPQRLKKVAAAAYDYENDPRWADYWSNVFIPPHMASRSDVVDHFKRKFYKRYIDPDLVVEPMNTGSSSQQAQPSPSQASSSSNSTSQSRPRNPGSTARTSGTSTTPTSNPTSLRWDRQTILFSVNAWVFVVAVLAIFPFMYTNLSNRAYRLSFMGTACSSLYSLYTLYGKPRAWNLQALQVWLQSVIVTKDFIYFIYSLTFVSSNLHLKFAVIPIICRSVEHVAKFLRQNFSRSSLYRRYLEEACVWVESNTTTLSILSSQAQIGLGFLLIISLFSWQRSIIQAFMYWQLLKLMYHAPATASYHKSAWTNIGLLVNPHIQRYAPFLNGPISAIQRWWFR; encoded by the exons ATGGGAGGAGGAGAGGATCCGCAGAGGTTGAAGAAAGTAGCGGCGGCGGCGTACGACTACGAGAACGATCCTAGATGGGCCGACTATTGGTCCAACGTTTTCATCCCTCCTCACATGGCCTCCCGCTCCGACGTAGTCGATCACTTCAAGCGCAAGTTTTACAAACGCTACATC GACCCTGATTTGGTTGTCGAACCTATGAATACTGGCAGTTCCTCCCAGCAAGCACAACCATCCCCTTCACAAGCATCTTCCTCGTCGAACTCAACGAGTCAGTCACGACCACGTAATCCAG ggTCTACTGCTAGGACATCTGGGACGTCAACAACCCCAACTTCAAATCCTACTTCTTTGCGTTGGGATCGACAGACTATACTGTTTTCTGTCAATGCTTGG GTCTTTGTTGTGGCAGTTCTTGCAATATTTCCCTTCATGTACACAAATCTGTCAAACAGGGCATATCGACTTTCATTCATGGGAACAGCATGCTCTTCCTTGTATTCTTTATACACACTCTATGGG AAACCCAGGGCATGGAATTTGCAGGCACTGCAAGTCTGGTTACAGTCTGTCATTGTGACAAAAGATTTTATCTACTTCATTTACTCCCTCACTTTTGTCTCTTCTAATCTTCATCTGAAAT TTGCTGTTATTCCAATTATATGTCGATCTGTTGAACATGTTGCGAAGTTCCTTAGGCAAAACTTTAGCAGATCCTCTTTATATAG GAGATATTTGGAAGAGGCTTGTGTATGGGTGGAATCAAATACAACTACACTTAGCATACTGTCTTCACAAGCCCAGATTGGACTTGGGTTCCTTTTGATTATCTCTCTTTTCTC GTGGCAACGCAGCATAATCCAGGCATTCATGTATTGGCAG TTATTGAAGCTCATGTATCATGCACCCGCAACTGCCAGTTACCACAAAAGTGCATGGACTAATATTGGATTGCTTGTCAACCCACATATACAACGCTATGCCCCGTTCTTGAATGGTCCTATTTCTGCTATACAGAGGTGGTGGTTCAGGTGA
- the LOC116013426 gene encoding uncharacterized protein LOC116013426, with protein sequence MESEDIINLSTSSVSDIEDNEDFNCKPNWTPLPGEANSMDEGANGEIPENDGSEGDRLCLATNDSMELDNSHSTFQDSVKLTETAVVAEKVTSFSSDVCGENGCLTVQDASNIDHPKGYQQHDRSSKIDPSALSGVKRRRTSLGEEQPSVCVIYNNLTRESKHKLEELLQQWSQWSAEHGPSLLDEEVLESGEETYFPALCIGLDKPLAVSFWMDDLPRKKKNKDSTLFDANSVPLYDRGFSFTLSSTDGSSNLEGGLQVANASRCFNCGSYSHSLKDCPKPRDNVAVNTARKQHQLKWNKNAANPSRYYQSSQKGKYDGLKPGVLDPETRKLLGLGELDPPPWLHRMRKIGSPPRYLGPEDEDHPSGITIYGDDEIKEATEEGEILENSAEPTKAMSIEFPDKPAGPSSITASRTRSYSSRNKSNNHMSDTVYRGHYLEQHRSRDANFEDKGPIRGRFSGLEGEGPPHWHFSGREGEGPPHWRFRDFEGEGPPHRHFSGIEGEGPPHWRFRDFEGNCPPRSQFEFNNEGPPGCELDPAIIPLSYRYRDYDSINGPMDGLGRSLPDRFRRSPLVDNRDFYHTSYPRY encoded by the exons ATGGAAAGTGAGGATATAATCAACCTATCTACTTCTAGTGTTTCTGACATTGAAGACAATGAAGATTTTAATTGCAAACCAAATTGGACTCCTCTGCCTGGAGAAGCCAATTCTATGGATGAGGGTGCAAATGGAGAAATTCCTGAAAATGATGGAAGTGAAGGAGACCGACTATGTCTGGCTACAAATGATAGCATGGAGTTGGACAATAGTCATTCTACATTTCAAGACAGTGTTAAATTGACTGAAACTGCTGTTGTAGCAGAGAAAGTGACTTCCTTCAGCTCTGATGTGTGTGGTGAGAATGGCTGTCTAACTGTTCAGGACGCAAGCAATATTGATCACCCCAAGGGTTATCAACAGCATGACAGGAGCTCAAAGATTGATCCAAGTG CACTATCTGGTGTCAAAAGACGAAGAACTTCTCTCGGAGAGGAGCAACCATCAGTTTGcgttatttataataatctaaCCAG AGAGAGTAAACATAAGCTTGAGGAGCTATTGCAGCAATGGTCACAATGGAGTGCTGAACATGGTCCTTCATTACTT GATGAAGAAGTGTTAGAATCTGGTGAGGAGACTTACTTTCCTGCTCTTTGTATTGGCCTGGATAAGCCTCTTGCTGTG TCTTTTTGGATGGATGATCTACcaaggaagaaaaagaataagGACTCCACCCTATTTGATGCAAACTCTGTACCTCTTTATGACCGTGGATTCTCATTTACTTTGAGTTCAACAGATGGTTCAAGTAATTTGGAAGG AGGATTGCAAGTAGCTAATGCTTCTCGTTGCTTCAATTGTGGTTCCTATAGCCACTCGctgaaggactgcccaaagccCCGTGACAATGTTGCTGTCAATACTGCAAGGAAACAGCACCAATTGAAATGGAATAAAAATGCAGCTAATCCTAGTCGGTATTATCAAAGTTCTCAAAAGGGAAAGTATGATGGTTTAAAGCCCGGTGTTCTTGATCCCGAAACACGAAAACTTTTGGGGCTTGGG GAGCTTGATCCACCTCCATGGCTTCACAGAATGCGGAAAATAGGAAGTCCACCACGCTATCTAG GTCCAGAAGATGAGGATCATCCCTCAGGGATCACGATATATGGTGATGATGAAATTAAGGAAGCAACTGAGGAAGGGGAAATTCTTGAGAACTCTGCCGAACCAACTAAGGCAATGAGCATTGAATTTCCAGATAAGCCAGCAGGGCCCTCAAGTATTACAGCTTCAAGAACTCGTTCTTACAGCAGCAGAAATAAGTCAAATAACCATATGTCAGATACTGTATATAGAGGCCATTATCTTGAGCAGCACAGGTCTAGGGATGCTAATTTTGAAGACAAGGGTCCTATAAGGGGGCGGTTTAGTGGTCTTGAAGGTGAAGGTCCTCCACACTGGCATTTTAGTGGTCGTGAAGGTGAAGGTCCTCCACACTGGCGGTTTAGGGATTTTGAAGGTGAAGGTCCTCCACACCGGCATTTTAGTGGTATTGAAGGTGAAGGTCCTCCACACTGGCGGTTTAGGGATTTTGAAGGCAATTGCCCTCCCCGCTCGCAATTTGAGTTCAACAATGAAGGACCTCCAGGCTGTGAACTTGACCCTGCGATCATCCCATTGTCTTACAGATACCGGGATTATGACTCCATTAACGGTCCAATGGATGGTTTGGGAAGATCATTGCCAGACAGATTTAGAAGAAGCCCACTAGTAGACAACCGAGATTTCTACCACACTTCGTACCCAAGATATTGA
- the LOC116013738 gene encoding probable transmembrane ascorbate ferrireductase 2 translates to MAVPTVKFPIFLLVRIIGIVVATLVITWTVRYRGGLALISDNKDLIFNVHPVLMVISLVILNGEAMMAYKTLPGTKNFRKLVHLVVQFLAFFLGVIGVWAALKFHNDKGIDNFYSLHSWLGLTCLVLFGIQWAIGFSTFWYPGGSRNSRAGLLPWHVFFGIFIYALAVATCTTGLLEKVTFLQTNHIISRYSTEALLVNSLGMLIVALGGLVILAVASPVNGHGDILREQ, encoded by the exons ATGGCAGTGCCGACGGTGAAGTTTCCGATCTTCTTGCTGGTGAGGATTATAGGAATCGTTGTCGCGACGCTGGTTATAACGTGGACGGTGCGTTACAGGGGAGGATTGGCCCTCATCTCCGATAATAAGGACCTCATTTTCAAT GTTCATCCTGTTTTAATGGTTATTAGCCTTGTAATTTTAAATGGTGAAG CAATGATGGCTTACAAGACATTACCTGGAACGAAGAACTTCAGAAAATTAGTACACCTTGTTGTGCAATTCCTTGCTTTTTTCTTGGGTGTAATTGGCGTGTGGGCTGCTTTGAAGTTTCACAACGATAAGGGCATTGACAACTTTTACAGCCTGCACTCATGGCTGGGTCTAACTTGCCTCGTCCTATTTGGTATCCAG TGGGCCATTGGGTTTTCAACCTTCTGGTATCCAGGCGGGTCAAGGAACAGCAGAGCTGGTCTACTGCCATGGCATGTCTTCTTTGGCATTTTTATATATGCCCTAGCTGTTGCAACCTGCACTACCGGGCTTCTGGAGAAAGTTACATTTCTTCAAACCAATCACATAATATCGCGCTATTCCACCGAGGCATTGCTAGTGAACTCTCTGGGTATGCTGATTGTTGCGTTGGGCGGATTGGTCATTCTTGCTGTTGCTTCTCCAGTGAATGGACATGGTGACATCCTCCGAGAACAGTAG